A portion of the Acidisarcina polymorpha genome contains these proteins:
- a CDS encoding ROK family protein: MQRVFAGVDIGGTKTAVVLSFEPPRTVARLSFPTRPEQGPNMAVGKIIASLREALASQSITMAQVAAIGVSCGGPLDPARGIIQCPPNLSTWKNVPICALLEEEFRVPCFLENDANAGALAEARFGAGRGSENLIFLTMGTGLGAGLILNGQLYRGASNAAGEIGHVRLTEDGPVGFGKAGTVEGWASGGGMAQVAQMFLNAAVIRGESSLLLDTSGQSPANVTALDVAEALRAGDSVAQAIVRATGERLGEAMAILVDLLNPECIVIGGLATRFGEVLLGPARDVVSREALRSSAAKCRIVSAGLGEQIGDVASLCVAVRAFTYRHKPSLVE; encoded by the coding sequence ATGCAGAGAGTTTTCGCAGGTGTCGACATCGGTGGGACGAAGACCGCCGTGGTTCTGTCTTTCGAGCCGCCTCGGACGGTTGCGCGGCTTTCGTTTCCCACCCGACCGGAGCAGGGTCCCAACATGGCCGTAGGTAAGATCATCGCGAGCCTCCGGGAAGCACTTGCCTCCCAGTCCATAACCATGGCTCAAGTGGCTGCAATCGGGGTGAGTTGCGGTGGACCCCTGGATCCGGCGCGAGGCATCATCCAGTGCCCGCCCAACTTAAGCACCTGGAAGAACGTGCCTATCTGCGCGTTGCTGGAAGAAGAGTTCAGAGTTCCGTGTTTCTTAGAGAATGATGCAAATGCAGGCGCTTTAGCCGAGGCCCGCTTTGGCGCCGGGCGAGGATCTGAGAATTTGATTTTCCTGACCATGGGGACAGGGCTGGGCGCCGGACTTATCCTGAACGGGCAACTCTATCGCGGAGCTTCGAACGCCGCGGGCGAGATCGGTCATGTACGTTTGACTGAAGACGGACCTGTTGGCTTCGGCAAAGCCGGAACAGTTGAGGGCTGGGCCAGCGGTGGTGGTATGGCCCAGGTGGCGCAGATGTTTCTGAACGCCGCCGTGATCCGAGGAGAGTCGAGCTTGTTGCTGGACACCAGCGGACAATCGCCAGCAAATGTGACTGCCCTTGACGTTGCTGAGGCTTTAAGAGCCGGAGATTCGGTCGCGCAGGCAATAGTTCGGGCAACTGGGGAACGGTTGGGCGAGGCCATGGCGATCCTGGTTGATTTACTTAATCCAGAATGCATCGTGATTGGAGGTTTAGCTACGAGATTTGGCGAGGTCCTGCTGGGACCAGCGCGCGACGTCGTGTCGAGAGAAGCCCTCAGATCTTCGGCTGCGAAATGCCGCATTGTCTCCGCTGGATTAGGGGAGCAGATCGGGGATGTTGCCTCATTATGCGT
- a CDS encoding TonB-dependent receptor translates to MKKLNKMTPALIGIWSLVALAITLYPAHPALAQSVRGSLSGNVLDPSGAAIPGAKITVVDPNTGVTRETLSSAEGSYRLPELNLGSYDVTASAAGFSIQVQHGVQITIDNITSLDMTLRTGNVESVVNVDASAPGLETQSSEVGGTIQARQIVQLPLALGGVGALRSPEAFIFLLPGTTGPGSANSFNGIYTLKISGGQAFGNDDLLDGASQTRSENGSSFDEESPSVEALQEFKVITGVPAAEYGRTSGGIESFVTKGGSNQYHGSVFDIFRNEALDANTWFNNGNLAANCVGANDTPQCTNLYGRPDDKQNDYGVSLGGPATIPHLFNASNKVFFFFAWEQLKRTIGGTQVSTVPTVAERGGNFTDLYNPAAPPATGSTAINPCDGLPVYPGEVFDPATQRVVNGTPCRSAFAGNMVPAQRFSAVASNVLNYIPLPTTSGLFNNYFYQSSFPVNNTTYTIRVDINPSPRQKFFASYSTRDNLRTCCATPLLPYPEDSGTWQQNFDTHFGRAGWDFIFTPNLLNHFNFGYNRSNSANFAYPTLNNINYTQVLGISNAPLSKNFPGIDFDGRDQYRNLGNGLNNDWIDNGFRFNDSVSLAKGRNSISFGADFRIQQFSPLSYPTNSLIYARAQTSSDPANSELDGNSLASLLLGQVSSGNFGAGVLSTQPRWTSRYFALFAQDDLKVSEKLILNLGIRWDVDIPRTAAHSVTSNFSPNAIDPEYGIPGALVFGTQYKGNTRWADTYYKDVAPRVGFAFSPYGNGKTVFRGAGGIIYGPLQYADDGNGMIAGYKVQPVFTSGDGFSSSFLSDTGFPGYVQPPNLDPGIFNGQPLGDTYIERSFGKPPVLYEWSLQLQQQVAQDLILEIGYLGNKGQNLRSSVQNLNNIPLNALTLGNELNASVLGNTEGVPAPFSGFYSLWGAGAPIQRALRPFPQYSAIDSGCCLQNAGMSTYNALLVSLSRRFRSGLSLQASYTWEKNLTDADSAIPGNVTGWQVQNPLNLHQAKALSAEDLPQTFVVAPLYQLPFGGGKTYLNHGPASYVAGGWEVGAVLRYESGQPISFCCATSIPGWDNNIFYSRDPTQPLASAAYRAGRLNPFVAGENSYFNPAAFIDPNSTAVRGAGPYTFGNVPRVTGEVRAQNFYNEDVSIWKTTPIREGVSVVLKAEMLNVFNRHQFAVPDTNPTDSSFGVPTSTISLPRNVQFTARVSF, encoded by the coding sequence ATGAAGAAGTTAAATAAGATGACACCGGCATTGATCGGTATCTGGTCGCTCGTGGCTTTAGCAATTACCCTCTATCCGGCTCATCCAGCACTGGCACAATCGGTACGGGGGTCTCTGTCGGGAAATGTTCTCGATCCGTCTGGAGCGGCAATCCCGGGAGCCAAGATCACTGTTGTAGACCCCAATACCGGAGTGACGCGAGAAACGTTATCGAGTGCGGAAGGCTCCTATCGCTTGCCCGAGCTGAATCTGGGATCCTACGATGTCACCGCCTCAGCGGCCGGATTCTCAATCCAGGTCCAACATGGCGTTCAGATTACAATCGACAACATCACTTCGCTCGACATGACGCTGCGGACTGGAAATGTTGAATCCGTCGTCAATGTCGACGCGTCCGCGCCAGGTTTAGAGACGCAATCGTCTGAGGTGGGTGGAACTATTCAGGCGCGCCAGATCGTCCAGCTTCCGCTCGCCTTAGGCGGCGTGGGTGCGCTACGTTCTCCGGAAGCCTTCATATTTCTACTACCGGGTACCACGGGACCAGGATCCGCAAATAGCTTCAACGGTATCTACACACTGAAGATCAGCGGTGGTCAGGCTTTTGGCAATGATGATCTGCTTGACGGAGCCAGTCAGACAAGAAGTGAAAATGGCTCGTCCTTTGACGAAGAGTCGCCATCTGTGGAGGCGCTGCAGGAGTTCAAAGTTATCACGGGCGTCCCTGCGGCGGAGTACGGGCGTACGAGTGGAGGAATTGAGAGCTTCGTCACGAAGGGCGGCAGTAACCAATATCACGGTTCCGTTTTTGACATCTTCCGCAACGAAGCTCTTGATGCAAACACGTGGTTCAACAACGGAAACCTGGCTGCAAACTGCGTAGGCGCGAACGACACTCCGCAGTGCACCAACCTATATGGAAGGCCCGATGATAAGCAGAACGATTACGGAGTGAGCCTGGGTGGTCCGGCAACCATCCCACACCTGTTTAACGCGAGTAACAAAGTTTTCTTCTTCTTCGCCTGGGAGCAACTGAAGCGAACGATCGGAGGAACGCAGGTGAGTACTGTGCCCACGGTTGCCGAACGGGGTGGGAATTTCACGGATCTCTACAATCCGGCAGCGCCTCCAGCCACTGGCAGCACCGCCATCAATCCATGTGACGGCTTGCCAGTCTATCCAGGCGAGGTATTTGATCCTGCGACACAACGGGTAGTGAACGGAACGCCATGCCGTTCTGCCTTTGCAGGCAACATGGTTCCGGCGCAACGTTTTAGCGCCGTGGCAAGTAACGTTCTCAATTACATTCCCCTGCCTACGACATCAGGCCTCTTCAATAACTACTTTTATCAAAGCTCGTTCCCGGTCAACAACACAACATACACCATACGAGTCGATATCAATCCTTCGCCCCGGCAAAAGTTCTTTGCGTCTTACTCGACTCGCGACAATCTTAGAACCTGTTGCGCGACTCCCCTTCTTCCATATCCCGAAGATTCGGGTACCTGGCAACAGAACTTCGACACTCACTTCGGTCGTGCGGGTTGGGACTTCATTTTTACTCCAAACCTTTTGAACCACTTCAATTTCGGGTACAACCGCTCAAATAGCGCTAATTTCGCATATCCGACTCTGAACAACATCAACTACACGCAGGTGCTTGGGATTTCAAATGCACCGTTGTCCAAGAATTTTCCTGGCATTGACTTCGACGGCCGTGACCAGTACCGCAACCTAGGCAACGGGTTGAACAACGACTGGATCGACAACGGATTTCGTTTCAATGACAGCGTCAGTCTAGCGAAAGGACGTAACAGCATTAGCTTTGGGGCAGATTTTCGCATACAGCAGTTCTCACCCCTGAGCTACCCGACGAATTCCCTGATCTACGCCCGTGCCCAGACTTCCTCGGACCCCGCTAATTCAGAGCTCGACGGTAATAGTCTGGCGAGTCTGCTGCTTGGTCAAGTCTCAAGCGGTAATTTTGGAGCGGGGGTGCTTTCAACTCAGCCGCGGTGGACGTCGCGCTACTTTGCATTGTTTGCGCAAGACGACTTGAAGGTGAGCGAGAAGCTGATCCTCAACCTTGGCATCCGCTGGGATGTGGATATTCCGCGTACTGCCGCCCACAGTGTTACGTCCAATTTCAGCCCTAATGCGATTGATCCTGAGTACGGCATTCCCGGAGCTCTCGTCTTCGGCACCCAGTACAAGGGCAATACGCGCTGGGCAGACACCTACTACAAAGATGTTGCGCCTCGGGTAGGATTTGCGTTTTCTCCCTATGGGAATGGAAAGACCGTGTTCCGCGGCGCCGGGGGTATCATTTACGGCCCGCTGCAGTATGCCGATGATGGAAATGGAATGATCGCCGGTTACAAGGTTCAGCCAGTGTTCACAAGCGGCGATGGTTTTTCGTCATCGTTCTTGAGTGACACCGGTTTTCCAGGCTACGTTCAACCGCCGAACCTGGATCCTGGTATCTTCAATGGTCAACCTCTCGGCGACACTTATATCGAGCGCTCATTCGGTAAACCGCCGGTGCTCTATGAGTGGAGCTTGCAGTTACAGCAGCAAGTGGCACAGGATTTGATTCTTGAGATTGGATATCTGGGCAACAAGGGGCAAAACCTGCGGTCGAGTGTGCAGAATCTTAACAACATCCCTCTGAACGCGTTGACCCTGGGTAATGAACTGAATGCCAGTGTGTTAGGCAACACTGAGGGTGTGCCTGCCCCGTTTTCAGGCTTCTACTCGTTATGGGGCGCAGGCGCGCCGATCCAACGTGCGCTCCGCCCATTCCCGCAATACTCGGCAATCGACTCAGGCTGCTGCCTTCAGAACGCAGGCATGTCAACCTACAATGCGCTGCTCGTGTCCTTAAGCCGCCGGTTTCGAAGCGGATTGTCTCTGCAGGCCTCTTACACCTGGGAGAAGAACCTGACCGATGCTGACAGCGCCATTCCCGGCAACGTGACTGGCTGGCAGGTACAAAACCCCTTGAATCTTCACCAGGCAAAGGCACTCAGCGCCGAAGATCTGCCACAGACCTTCGTGGTGGCGCCGCTCTATCAGCTACCCTTCGGGGGAGGCAAGACATACCTAAATCATGGCCCGGCGAGCTACGTAGCCGGGGGTTGGGAAGTTGGCGCAGTTCTGCGCTACGAGTCAGGTCAACCAATCTCATTCTGCTGCGCAACCTCGATACCAGGATGGGATAACAATATCTTCTACAGTCGAGATCCAACCCAACCCCTGGCGAGTGCTGCGTATCGCGCAGGCCGGTTGAACCCCTTTGTCGCGGGTGAGAATAGCTATTTCAATCCTGCTGCCTTTATTGATCCCAACAGCACTGCCGTCAGGGGGGCCGGACCCTACACCTTTGGCAATGTGCCTCGGGTTACAGGAGAAGTGAGAGCGCAGAACTTCTACAACGAAGACGTGAGCATATGGAAGACAACGCCGATCCGTGAAGGTGTCAGTGTTGTATTGAAGGCAGAGATGCTGAATGTGTTCAACCGCCATCAATTCGCAGTGCCCGATACAAATCCAACAGATTCTTCTTTCGGTGTCCCAACCTCAACCATTTCACTCCCGCGGAACGTGCAATTCACCGCACGTGTAAGTTTCTGA
- a CDS encoding alpha-L-arabinofuranosidase C-terminal domain-containing protein, which yields MIRVSRLNKPQDIPFSLFGSFLEPIGHSTYGGLWANVVENPSFEEGLWSAENLETLWNSRAELRAASSFGLPAPWEPLYPAQGSRYAPMRGDAANSAQSLLLMSLPDKEVGVLQRVYLPVHRELGYSGSLWLKHIKGNQSVKLSLRRHAHPGEVLAASIVQAPSYAWSKYAFHLELNRGQLAPLEPSDLVISLEGDARVLVDNVVLNPDDAVDGMDPEVLTLARELHSPVVRFGGNFTSAYNWRDGVGPPDTRVSKLNLAWGIPEYNTFGTDEFLRFCEFIQAKPQIALNLGTGSPRESASWVDYVNTRWADHRGGLTWELGNELWGAYQVGYPAATLAAAATLANSEAVRKVDPTARLIATGGDGGLFQDWNARQLTNPVDSFDYLSSHFIVNEDVLLPQASNDFRTMAMIAVPWGLSERIHEMKQQAIDAHRPKMQFAFTEWLMIANRSHSVPNYDNMGGALFAAGFLNTMMRNSDAVSIANMTGILEFGGIWKKREQVYASPAYWVLRAYARAKPTTLLKVESTSPTFNISKGVTQLPEIIAAPYLDVVAALSENGSSLLLLCVNRHVTRPESATIDFSSIGAESGPTQVTTIAGDGVLAENDEYSPNRVTAVTRSERLEARGSYTFPSASVTVIEIELKK from the coding sequence GTGATTCGAGTTAGTCGGCTCAACAAGCCGCAAGACATACCATTTTCTCTTTTTGGGAGCTTTCTTGAGCCCATCGGTCATTCAACTTACGGCGGTCTTTGGGCCAACGTTGTTGAGAATCCCTCCTTCGAAGAAGGGCTCTGGTCTGCGGAGAATCTCGAGACGTTATGGAACTCCCGTGCCGAACTTCGCGCCGCGTCGTCATTCGGCCTGCCAGCACCGTGGGAGCCACTCTATCCAGCTCAGGGCAGCCGTTATGCTCCAATGCGCGGAGATGCGGCGAATTCAGCACAATCTCTGCTCCTGATGTCTTTGCCAGACAAAGAAGTGGGCGTACTTCAACGGGTCTATCTTCCTGTTCATCGCGAACTCGGTTATAGTGGCAGCCTTTGGCTCAAACATATCAAAGGGAACCAGTCGGTGAAGCTCTCCCTGCGGCGCCATGCACATCCCGGGGAAGTGCTGGCCGCCAGCATCGTGCAGGCCCCGTCGTACGCTTGGAGCAAGTACGCATTTCATCTTGAGTTGAATCGCGGCCAATTGGCGCCACTGGAGCCGTCTGACCTGGTGATCTCCCTCGAAGGAGACGCCCGCGTGCTGGTGGATAACGTGGTGCTAAACCCTGATGACGCTGTGGATGGCATGGACCCGGAGGTGCTGACCTTGGCTCGGGAGCTTCATTCCCCAGTAGTTCGATTCGGAGGTAACTTCACCTCCGCCTATAACTGGCGTGACGGTGTCGGGCCGCCGGACACCAGAGTGAGTAAGTTGAACCTGGCCTGGGGTATACCTGAGTACAACACCTTTGGCACAGACGAGTTCTTACGGTTCTGCGAATTTATTCAGGCGAAGCCGCAAATCGCGTTGAATCTGGGAACCGGATCACCGCGCGAATCGGCCTCCTGGGTCGACTACGTCAATACGCGTTGGGCGGACCACCGCGGTGGCCTTACCTGGGAACTGGGGAACGAACTTTGGGGGGCCTACCAGGTGGGATACCCTGCTGCGACTTTAGCTGCAGCTGCCACCTTGGCGAACAGTGAAGCCGTTCGAAAGGTTGACCCGACGGCCCGGTTGATAGCAACCGGAGGGGACGGAGGTCTCTTCCAGGATTGGAACGCGCGGCAGCTCACTAACCCGGTCGACAGCTTTGATTATCTTTCCAGCCACTTCATCGTGAACGAAGACGTGCTTCTTCCCCAGGCATCAAACGACTTTCGCACGATGGCGATGATCGCCGTTCCCTGGGGCTTGTCAGAGCGGATCCATGAGATGAAACAACAGGCTATTGACGCTCATCGACCCAAGATGCAGTTTGCCTTTACGGAGTGGCTGATGATCGCCAACCGTTCGCATAGCGTACCGAACTACGACAACATGGGAGGCGCGCTGTTTGCTGCCGGATTCCTGAACACAATGATGCGCAACTCAGACGCCGTTTCAATTGCGAACATGACGGGCATCCTTGAGTTTGGCGGGATATGGAAGAAGCGAGAACAGGTGTATGCCTCGCCTGCCTATTGGGTACTGCGGGCCTACGCAAGAGCGAAACCCACGACCTTGCTTAAGGTCGAGTCCACTTCACCAACTTTTAACATATCGAAAGGTGTTACCCAACTGCCGGAGATCATCGCTGCACCCTATCTCGATGTGGTTGCGGCATTATCCGAGAACGGAAGCTCTCTGTTGTTGCTGTGCGTGAATCGCCACGTTACGCGTCCGGAATCCGCGACCATCGATTTTAGTTCCATCGGTGCGGAGAGTGGTCCTACACAAGTGACGACCATCGCCGGCGACGGAGTGCTTGCCGAGAACGACGAATACAGTCCCAACCGTGTGACGGCCGTGACACGATCCGAAAGATTAGAAGCCAGAGGTTCCTATACCTTTCCCAGCGCGAGCGTAACCGTCATTGAAATTGAACTCAAGAAATAG
- a CDS encoding SIS domain-containing protein, producing the protein MQRNIDLEVCEPDVKRAFNTIREAFRAKHKLLICGNGGSAADAEHWAGELLKGFRHKRPLSPEDRAKLPEKLTASLQGALPTITLTGFPSLTTAFGHDVDPELTFAQLVWGLASQGRADRHYHVRRCSQRLCSTSGGALSGPPNARSGG; encoded by the coding sequence ATGCAAAGGAACATCGATCTTGAGGTTTGCGAGCCAGACGTCAAGCGTGCATTTAATACGATTCGGGAAGCTTTTCGGGCTAAGCATAAGCTCCTCATCTGCGGTAATGGGGGAAGCGCAGCAGACGCCGAACATTGGGCCGGAGAACTGTTGAAGGGTTTTCGCCACAAGCGCCCGCTGTCACCGGAAGATCGCGCAAAACTGCCAGAAAAGCTGACAGCGAGCCTTCAAGGCGCGTTGCCGACAATCACTCTCACGGGGTTTCCTTCTTTAACCACAGCTTTCGGGCATGATGTCGATCCGGAACTGACGTTCGCTCAGTTGGTTTGGGGCTTGGCCAGTCAGGGACGTGCTGATCGGCATTACCACGTGCGGCGATGCAGCCAACGTCTGTGCAGCACTTCAGGCGGCGCGCTCTCGGGGCCTCCGAACGCTAGGTCTGGCGGGTGA
- a CDS encoding glycoside hydrolase family 38 C-terminal domain-containing protein, with the protein MDKGSKSKDPHEARSSCSRRDFVRTSATAVLGTSLLSRGALASSLVTAAGGERPVLHIIGHSHIDAAWLWPWTDSSDVVLTTFRSALDRMQETPGFKYSHSSMIHYQWVEKADPKMFAEILARIQEGRWEVVGGWPVEPDCNIPSTESFARHCLYGKTYASRKLQTDVNVGFNPDSFGHAAGLPTILKNAGYKYYVFLRPQEHEGVLPRLFWWEGSDGSRIMTYRIYGSYDWLAKNLTDAASHSFPSGCHHGAFFLGVGDHGGAVTKAQLQEIVARQTDSTLPELRWSTLREFFTSVEQSISVADLPVMRGELQHHARGCYSACGEEKFQNRRAEHELFNAESVALISTLSQGRSYPGTELAGAWERVLFNQFHDVLAGTSLYSDYQNARDGIGYACQIAMETSRPALEALAKQVDLHDVPEGAVFAYNPLPWRRKALLEFHYQTNTTTEHFSYLKARDGSQTPLQMRPSDSMTDFYPRLSSWVDLPACGYKVFTLERGAQSVAAAYSQYTTVSDNSFGIKSLRAPDGTELLAANLGLVVIGDKSDTWAHGVAAFRQELGRPTFISSRIVEDGSVTRVTRQKLKWQSSDIMVDIAEFSANDAIELRFVINWQEHEQILKLEVPTAFHSPRVFAKVPGAALERTANGNEEPYQDWVALQGSRNEQDYVLALANSATYSYDCLDGLLRTVLIRSAPYARHYPNKVAEDGIAAWQDQGRQERTFWLLRAKGIYTDLFLDREARSLQTPAGYVLDSRHRGDQPWERSYLEVSPSQVEVLAIKQAEGGGPPLLRFQERSGQHTLVRIISPLFNLSQGLSLLPWELKTISLLPSQVKTTSIMESNGTG; encoded by the coding sequence ATGGACAAGGGTTCGAAGAGCAAGGATCCTCATGAGGCTAGATCGAGTTGTTCCCGACGGGACTTCGTCAGAACTTCGGCCACTGCAGTGTTAGGCACAAGCCTTTTGTCGCGTGGGGCACTCGCATCTTCCCTGGTGACAGCGGCGGGCGGTGAGCGTCCCGTCTTACATATAATCGGACACTCTCATATCGATGCCGCCTGGCTGTGGCCGTGGACCGACAGCTCCGACGTTGTACTGACGACATTTCGTAGTGCGCTGGATCGAATGCAGGAAACGCCGGGATTCAAATACAGCCACTCGTCAATGATTCATTATCAATGGGTGGAGAAGGCAGACCCTAAGATGTTTGCCGAGATATTAGCTCGCATTCAAGAAGGTAGGTGGGAGGTCGTAGGTGGTTGGCCAGTCGAACCTGACTGTAACATCCCTTCAACGGAAAGCTTCGCCCGGCATTGTCTCTATGGAAAGACTTACGCCTCGAGAAAACTCCAGACGGATGTTAACGTCGGGTTCAATCCGGACTCCTTCGGTCACGCCGCCGGCCTGCCCACAATCTTGAAGAACGCGGGCTACAAGTACTATGTATTTCTACGTCCGCAAGAGCATGAAGGAGTGTTGCCTCGCCTTTTTTGGTGGGAGGGGTCGGATGGATCCAGGATCATGACGTATCGAATTTACGGCTCCTACGATTGGCTCGCAAAGAACCTGACTGATGCAGCCTCGCACTCATTCCCATCAGGTTGCCACCACGGGGCGTTCTTTCTCGGCGTCGGCGATCATGGCGGTGCGGTGACCAAAGCACAATTGCAGGAAATTGTCGCCCGGCAGACTGACTCCACTCTGCCCGAGCTTCGCTGGAGCACCCTGCGCGAGTTTTTTACCTCGGTCGAGCAATCCATATCAGTCGCTGATCTTCCAGTCATGCGCGGCGAGCTTCAGCACCACGCAAGAGGTTGCTACTCGGCCTGCGGGGAAGAAAAGTTTCAGAATCGCCGTGCCGAACATGAGCTCTTTAATGCCGAGTCGGTGGCGCTGATTTCAACCCTCAGCCAAGGCCGATCTTACCCCGGAACCGAGTTAGCGGGCGCATGGGAACGAGTGCTCTTCAATCAGTTCCATGATGTTCTCGCGGGCACGTCTCTCTATTCCGATTATCAGAATGCTCGCGACGGCATAGGGTACGCCTGCCAGATCGCGATGGAGACGAGCCGTCCTGCTTTAGAGGCGCTGGCAAAGCAGGTAGACCTCCACGATGTACCCGAGGGCGCTGTCTTTGCCTATAATCCTTTGCCCTGGCGGCGGAAGGCATTGTTGGAGTTTCACTATCAGACCAACACGACCACGGAGCACTTCAGCTATCTGAAGGCGCGAGATGGTAGCCAGACACCCCTTCAGATGCGCCCGTCCGACAGCATGACAGACTTCTATCCCCGGCTTTCATCGTGGGTCGATCTTCCCGCGTGCGGATATAAAGTCTTTACACTCGAGCGCGGCGCGCAGTCTGTGGCTGCTGCCTATTCGCAATATACGACTGTCTCCGACAACAGCTTTGGGATTAAATCCTTACGTGCTCCGGATGGTACTGAACTGCTTGCAGCCAACCTTGGGCTGGTCGTTATAGGGGATAAGAGCGACACCTGGGCGCATGGTGTGGCGGCATTTCGCCAGGAGTTGGGACGGCCGACCTTCATCTCTTCCAGGATTGTCGAAGACGGTTCGGTCACTCGAGTGACTCGCCAGAAGCTGAAATGGCAGAGCTCGGATATTATGGTCGACATCGCCGAGTTCTCGGCAAACGATGCAATAGAACTTCGATTTGTTATCAATTGGCAGGAGCACGAACAGATTCTGAAGTTGGAAGTGCCAACGGCATTCCATTCACCTAGAGTGTTCGCCAAGGTTCCCGGAGCGGCCCTTGAGCGCACCGCAAACGGTAACGAAGAGCCTTACCAGGATTGGGTCGCGTTGCAAGGGTCACGCAATGAGCAAGACTACGTTCTGGCACTGGCAAATAGTGCTACCTACAGCTACGATTGCCTGGATGGTCTGCTCCGAACCGTTCTCATCCGCTCTGCTCCATACGCCCGGCATTATCCCAACAAAGTGGCTGAGGACGGCATTGCTGCCTGGCAAGATCAGGGTCGCCAGGAGCGAACCTTCTGGCTGTTGCGGGCAAAGGGAATCTACACTGATCTCTTCCTCGATCGCGAAGCCCGAAGTCTGCAGACGCCGGCCGGATATGTGCTTGACTCGCGACACCGCGGCGACCAACCGTGGGAGCGATCGTACCTTGAGGTGAGCCCGAGCCAGGTTGAGGTCCTTGCCATCAAGCAAGCAGAGGGCGGAGGGCCTCCTCTGCTGCGGTTCCAAGAGCGTTCCGGCCAACACACCCTGGTGCGGATCATCAGCCCGCTCTTCAATTTGAGCCAGGGACTGTCCTTGCTGCCGTGGGAATTAAAAACCATTTCACTCTTGCCCAGTCAAGTAAAGACGACAAGTATCATGGAGTCTAATGGAACGGGTTAA
- a CDS encoding site-specific integrase: protein MTHLRQLILDELERRNYSPNTARSYLHAVEKFARHLGRSPEQLGADHVREYQVHLFRDRKLSARTIAGQTAALRFLFVKTLRRPYLPDALPSPGSVGPANLIDPNAVLFMGTRRDSETERKQRKQFIHHVDQAADECA from the coding sequence GTGACCCATCTTCGCCAGTTGATACTCGACGAACTCGAGCGTCGTAACTACTCTCCGAACACCGCACGGTCTTACCTGCATGCAGTGGAGAAGTTTGCAAGGCACTTGGGTCGTTCTCCCGAGCAGCTTGGCGCCGATCACGTCCGCGAGTACCAGGTCCATCTGTTCCGCGACCGCAAGCTTTCGGCACGCACCATCGCAGGTCAGACGGCGGCGCTGCGCTTCCTGTTCGTCAAGACATTGCGCCGTCCTTACCTGCCCGACGCGCTCCCGTCTCCTGGCTCTGTGGGTCCAGCAAATTTGATCGACCCTAACGCTGTGCTGTTTATGGGTACCCGGCGCGATTCCGAAACCGAACGCAAGCAACGGAAGCAATTCATTCATCACGTCGATCAAGCAGCCGACGAATGTGCGTGA
- a CDS encoding SDR family NAD(P)-dependent oxidoreductase, translated as MSKVWLVTGCASGLGRDIAEAVLASGDRLMATARDPHRLNNLVKQYGEQVQIAALDVADEAAAKAAVEKTVHSFGRLDVVVNNAGYGDVAPFEQLSSESFRALIETNFFGVVYMTRAAIPIMRTQKSGCILQISSVGGRLGVPGNAGYHAAKWAVGGFTEALAPELAPFGVTVCAVEPGGIRTNWGKRATAGAPELFPDYEASVGTFLKMLQEHWGHEMSAPAKVAQVILQLASKEQLPAHLLLGSDAVQYARFAEEKRESDARAWHNISVSTDAENVKGLPDLKF; from the coding sequence ATGTCCAAAGTATGGTTGGTAACAGGTTGCGCGAGTGGTTTGGGGCGCGATATCGCGGAGGCAGTTCTTGCTTCGGGTGATCGGCTTATGGCGACCGCCCGCGATCCACACCGGTTGAACAATCTGGTGAAGCAGTATGGCGAGCAGGTGCAAATAGCCGCCCTCGACGTGGCAGATGAGGCGGCGGCAAAGGCAGCGGTCGAAAAGACTGTTCATAGCTTTGGACGGCTGGATGTTGTCGTCAATAATGCAGGGTACGGAGATGTTGCCCCCTTTGAGCAGCTAAGTTCAGAGAGCTTTCGCGCTTTGATCGAAACGAATTTCTTCGGTGTTGTCTATATGACACGAGCGGCGATCCCGATTATGCGGACGCAGAAGAGCGGATGCATCCTTCAAATCTCTTCCGTGGGTGGCCGGTTGGGGGTCCCTGGGAACGCGGGGTATCACGCCGCAAAATGGGCTGTAGGGGGCTTCACCGAAGCCCTTGCCCCAGAGTTGGCCCCCTTCGGCGTTACAGTCTGCGCAGTGGAGCCAGGTGGTATTCGGACGAACTGGGGGAAGCGGGCAACCGCTGGCGCACCTGAGCTTTTTCCCGACTATGAGGCCTCAGTAGGCACATTTCTTAAGATGTTGCAGGAGCACTGGGGGCATGAGATGAGCGCTCCAGCAAAAGTTGCTCAGGTCATTCTGCAACTAGCCTCCAAGGAGCAGCTCCCTGCACACCTTTTGCTTGGCAGCGACGCAGTGCAGTATGCCCGCTTTGCCGAGGAAAAGCGAGAATCCGACGCCAGGGCATGGCACAACATTAGCGTCTCAACCGACGCCGAGAATGTGAAAGGATTACCCGATTTGAAGTTTTGA